Proteins from a single region of Macrotis lagotis isolate mMagLag1 chromosome 2, bilby.v1.9.chrom.fasta, whole genome shotgun sequence:
- the RPL38 gene encoding large ribosomal subunit protein eL38, with amino-acid sequence MPRKIEEIKDFLLTARRKDAKSVKIKKNKDNVKFKVRCSRYLYTLVITDKEKAEKLKQSLPPGLAVKELK; translated from the exons ATG CCTcgaaaaattgaggaaataaaagacTTCCTGCTCACAGCCAGACGAAAAGATGCTAAAT CTGTCAAGATCAAGAAAAACAAGGACAATGTGAAGTTTAAGGTCCGATGCAGCAGGTACCTGTACACATTGGTCATCACAGACAAAGAGAAGGCAGAGAAACTTAAACAGTCCCTGCCTCCTG GTTTGGCTGTGAAGGAGCTGAAGTGA